From the genome of Rhododendron vialii isolate Sample 1 chromosome 10a, ASM3025357v1:
TGTGTGGGAGTCACGAGATTCAACAACTTAACTAACACAAAGAAATAAGTCCATTACaggagaaaaaaaggaagagctCCTTTGAGGGAAGAATGAATCGATTCTTGTCTTCGGCAAGATTCGATCGATTGATGTCCTAATTACTAATTAGGGCAATTGCAGCAAAGTAGTCAAATTGCCATTTCCGTTATTTAGGCGAGGGAAATGTCCAAATTTAAGACTGCAACAGCCTCAATTGAGGCTCGGTAATCTAATTGGCGCTACAGAAACTCGCCTTTTCCCCGAGTTACTGTTCACCCATCTCCCAttattttattctctctctctctctctctctctctctctctctctctctctgatcagaATGTATGTGAGTTGAAAATTACTGCTACTCCTCCGGAAGCATGGGTAGGTCATGCTTTCATTCACATGACATGTAGGGTCCACGTGTTATTTGAGTGAGGTAGCATAAGAGACATACTCCTGGAGTACCTAACAATTTTTCGCAATGGCATTGCTTATATATGCTTCCGTCTTTCGCAATGGAATTGCTTATATATGCTTCCGTCTTTTGCCTTACCATCTTTGATTTAAGACTTTTATGTGTGTCTCCGCAGCTCTCTTGCTTTCATCGATGGCTTGATGCCCTATACCACTCAAGGaacaaaatttccttttgtttccaTCAAACGGCTGAAACGTGTGCGTTTCCCAAGAGACCGGAACAAAATACTAGCTAGTGAACTGAGGAATTCAAGtgttccaacaaaaaaaacaacagaatCAAACGAgatacaacaaaagaaaaaaatgaagatgtGTCAACATGGATTCGAATTTTAGTTGACTATAACTGAAAATCTTTGTTTCATAACTTGAAAAAATCTAGAGGGGAAACAAGATGGAGGCTGAGATCGCGAGGAAGAAGAGCAGGGATAAGATGCTGGGTGGGTTGCCTTGGCCATGAGTGGGTTGCGTTCGCAAATGTACGTGTGTAGGGCTTCTGCGTATGGTTTGTAGTGGTGTTTAAGCATGCACTGGGTATAGGTAAGTATTTGTGGTGGTTTTTAGGGATGTCTTGGGTCTGGGTTTAATAGGTCTTTGTgtagggtttgatagatctttgCAGTGGTGTAATGACTATGTTTTGCCTGGACAAAACACTGTTCACAAAAGATTGCCAATTGCAGATTACCAGACACCATGGAACCTAAGATTGCACAGAAACCATGAAACAGAGACCGCAGATTACCAAATACCAATCCTTTAAGATTGCACAAAGCATGAGTTCACAAAAGTCATTTCCAGGATCCAACTTAAAAAAATCATCATGGATCCATCCGTATTCCACGGGCTCACAGTGTTCAAAGTCTACCAGACAATAATTAAAACCTAACATATTACATCTTCCATGTCCAACAAAAAACACAGTTTGTGGATTGCCAAGTACATCTTTGGATTGCTAACTGAACTACTAAGCCTAACCAATTGTCTATCTCCAAAACATCCTCTCAGAATTCTGTGGATTGCTAGCGGTAACAGAGTAATATCGTTTGTGAACCTGAGGTTGCCATTGATTCCTGAGATCCCACATGAGGGGTTGGGGGAGCATTGCTATTGGTTGTTACAGGGGCTGACTTGACATTCATGCTTGAATTGTTTGAATGCTTCCTCACCTGCCCGTAGGTCTCAAAAATCAAGAATATATACAATTAGGTTACTTAAAAACCACTTAGAATATAACTCTACCACTGGTAGCTAGCTCGGCCCTTCTAGGTGCACTGGGTGCAGTAGTTGGGTCTCTAGTGGTTGGTTTTGCACTGGTGATGCACCAACATGGGTTTTCTTGCATTAAGAGTAACAAACTATTGTTAGGTTCATGTACCGATCGTaacttaaaaaagaaacaaaaatgaattcATTGTATTGCGCTACCTTTGTTGGAGGCCCTCTAGCATGGGTCTTGTCTTCCTTGCACCCTCTTTTTTTGTGGCCCATGCAAAATAGCACAAGAGATTGATAAGTttcaaaaacacacaaaaaaacataaaaatctgTAGACGATTTGAATATTCTATTAAGAAGCTCACATCGTTTACAATATCCCAGACTCCAACcactcaattttcattttttttaaagcactCAAGGTTGATGCATACCATTATCAAGGTTGAATGAACATTACAGTTATTATTACTTCCTTTTAAGCTCCCTAAAAGATCATCAACTGCATCACTAAATAATCACCGCTTTACACTATTTTACACATACAGGCAACCTAAATTCATTTCCGCCTTGCAGTTTTATTAACTGCTTCACAAATAGTAGGTCTCCTCGCAGTGGTGTTTTGGATACAATATGAAGATGGCTACAAAAGAGTCTCTATCTCTTGTACGGCTATAAAAGAATATTCGATTCTTGTAGCAGCCACCACTTCCAATCCTGCTCCTCTGCAATTTCTGGCCCAAAATTCTGGGTGTGCCATGGGGGAATACTTCCGCAATAATGGAATGCACAAGTTTATAATATAGGATGGTCTTAGTAAAGAGGCTGTGGAATATCGGCAAATGTCATTATTGTCAAGACCGATAACCAGGCCGTGAggcttttgttttctatttacATTTGAGCGTAGTAATTTCACGCGGAGCATATGCAATTTCCCATCAAGGAAATTCTACCATGAACCAAAATCAATGGTATTAATGAACTCTCTAGTCTCTACAAGAGCTCAGCTCGGACAAGACTGCTTAAGTAGCAAACCAGAACGAAAACAAAGGAAGTTAGACTTTTTTCCTTTCGGAGCCCAAGATCTTGAGCTCTTTTCGCTGGTAGAGAATTTGGTTGCTCATATAATAAAATGACGATAtcatttggtttttggtttcaAATGATGTTTCATAAGTAATAAGCACATTCCAGTTAAATTAAATGACACGCATCATTGGAACAAATTTAGCAGTTAATTTGAGATAAATTGAGTTCTTTTCCCTAACTAGACATCTAATTAACTCATAAATCCTAAACATGCTACAACAATCATGGGGATTGCAAGTACATAAATGACAACGGTCTATTGTGAACATATacattttgttttccctttctctAAGCCGGTGAAAATAAGAGCAAGGGGAAAATAACACAAAACAAAGCAACACAAAAGAACAAAGATAGCAAGACAATGGAAAGATGATAGCATACTGTCAAACAAACCCCTTATTAAATTCAACCCCAAGTCCATGAGCCAGCTTCGGTTTCCAGTACTGCTTCCATTACTAATATGTTAGTGGGCTCCCCATGAAGATACAACACCAATGGATTTCACAACTAACCTTACCCTTTTACACCTACATTTTGTGTTGCCAAAGGCAGAGCCTCAATTGGAGAATGTGAAGAAAATGAACAAGGATGGACCGGAACTTTTGTTTCATTACCCGACTATTAATGATCTATTGCGGAGGACACCCAGAAGTGTGTTGATTTTGATCATGTTATCTATGCACATGGATGGTAATTTATGCGGTTGCATTCAATTCTTTAGTCTTTGTGTTTACATTTAGCTTAGTCACCTGATTCACTGTTATATAGTTCTATTTTACAAGATACATCTATTTCCTTTGGTGTTATGTTCAGTATCGTCATTGGTACGTTTCACTTTATCCAGACATTATATCACTGAAGCTCGATCCCCATAAAAGaaacaaggggaaaaaataCCGTCAGGTGCATGAGAGCTTATTGATGATTTTATGATACTTTGATAGTGATATGTATAGATTATGATCTCGATACAAAATTTGTGTGCCTCAACTTCTAGGGCATAGAATTGCATTGAAACTCTAATATCAAAAAATACTAGCTGACATTATACCAAACACAAGATAGGCACAGGAATTTCTAATACACAAACATCTAATCCTTTCACACAGTAACGACGTGTTGAGATTCTCTTCTTTGTTCCCGCCTAAATGTTCCAGACTATAGTGTTACAATGAGGCACAGTTGCTTGTTAAATCAGCAAAAAGGGGAGATCTTTGCATCGAGATTATGATTGCTTCAAAAATTACAACACAAATCATACTGGAAGGAAAGCAAAACATGACACACAAAACATCAATCTTGGCTAACAAATCTACCATAGGTTCATAATCCACGTATATCACTTCGGATTTTCAAGGTTTGAAATAACATGTAAGGAggaaaacccaaaccaaattgTAAGTGATTTGCCATACAGCTTGCCTGAACTCCTCTCTGCTCTTATACTCTTAACTTTCTCACCTTCTCCTTGATTGTCGAAAGATCCATAGGGTGCTTGATGATCTTCAGGTAATCAGGAGCTTCCTTCTTTGACACTGGTTTTAAGAAAAGGTAAGACACCTCAATCCTGTCCTTCAGGGTGTCCACAATGATCTCCAAGATGTTTGACAAACCAACCTGTAAACCAATTAGAACAACggttcaaaattgaaaatttgtaaTATGCTTCAAAAGTACATATCGTAATGATGTCTCTGACCCAATGAGCAATTGCGGAAACCAATTTGGACATGCTACACAAGATTTTGAATTCTCTGTAGTCCAAACAGGTTCATTGATGGAGAAAGGGAAAAGACAAGGAAAGTAGATGGCTAACATAGCAAAAGTGCTATGTCTGGGCTCCATTCTCTGTCTAAGCTTCAGGCTGTATTTGGATCAAGCATCtgggaaagaaaaggaaaaagaactaGAAAAGATAAAATATCTAACAGATCAgctttctcatttcttttcctttttcttaccCAAATCCTTGATCAAATATAGACTTAAGCTCTTCCAAGTAACTGCTTAGAAAAACCAATTCACCAAAAGGCAgatgctaaaaaaattattaacccAGATCCTGATTCACATCTAGGTTGAGGGTTCAATTTTGAGGGCAGCCACTCAATTAATTTAATTTCACAAGGTTAGGGGTATTCAATCTACCCCTCCCGGGCACCTATTAATGGGTACTCACTGGGCGTACTTTCTTTTATCATCATCCACATGAAAACTTACATCGAACCAGATCCAATTGCTTCATAGACCTTCCACCTAACATTTCTCTAATCAGGGCAAGAGAGTGACAGGATCAACCCAAGCAATTAAGATATACTACAAAAGTATAGCATCTAAGTCATCCGTGAAACAAATGACCCTTGCCAATAAAGAAGCAAGTAATATGAAGAAACCGACATAGAATTTGAAGAAAAGGACTAGTAGTATGAAAAACTACCTCTCCCCCCCGGCGGCGTTTTGTGGGCGGAGCATACTCTGCACCGTATCTCCCCAATTCAACTACAGGTCGCCTCTTTGCTGACCGGTCTCTTGCTGGGAGCATTCTGTCATCTTCTCTTGTCATGAGGTCATCTAAATAATAATCTCTTGCCGTTTCGggcctttcttcttcttttccttttgacgttcttcttcctctctctcccttcttaTGTCTTCTTCAAATCTTCTGATATCAGCCAACCTTTCTTGTTCTTCCAGTATCCTCTTTTGTTCATACAGTCTCTTGGCCCTCTCTCATATTTCTCCTGGCTGCCTCTTCAGCTGAACGCTTGCTCTCATTCTCACTATGCTTCTCAAAAGtggacaaatcaataattttcttcattttcctgTTCTGAAGACTAGAGCTAACTTCTTGACTGCTTTTGTCCAGATTAATGACCTCCTTCGGTTGTTTAATGACGATCTTTCGTGCCTGGTCTCTATCTGTCTCTACTGGAGGCTTTATCACAATAGAGGGTTTGTGCGATTCAACTAGGTTTCAACTTGTTGGcgaattttattttcttaaccTTGACAACAGGTTTGTTGTTCCCAGTTTCTGCATCTGATATTACTGGTTTATCAGAACATTGTGAGGCTACAGGAGTTTGTTTATCAGGAAGTTTCTCATTAGACCCGCATTTGACTTTTAGAACTTTTGCCTTTGAACTAGATTTGTCATCCTCCGAAACTTCCACTAAAGCCATTTTTGTTGCACCTTTCGATATGAGCTTCTTTGTCACAGTTTTACCACCGTGATCCATAGAATTAACTCTTAGCGATGCCTTCTCCGGATCTGAACCTTCAACTTGTGTTTCTAAATCTTCTCCATACTTGAGGCAATTCTTGTTGGTCCTCATGTGCCCAAGCTGATAACATAAGGTAAACCATTGTTAAAAATCTATCACAAAGAGAGCGAAAAACACATCCATCTTAAAGCTGCATACTTTGCCACAGGCTCCACAGACGAAACTTTCTCTGGCAGATTTCTTTTCCTTGATAATCTGTATTTAGAAGTGAGCATAATTAAATATACAATTCCGCACATCAAGGGAATAAAAAGTAGACTTTGATCAGCACCAAAAATGCATCTTATGAAACGTAAGAGCAGAcctatatatgcatgcatgttgataaaaatgaaaaggaagtGAGACGTCATTGGATGTTCAAGTGGCTTGACAGTAGAAAGATTTGCATGTTTCAATGAGGAATAAACCACAgtacatactctctctctctacatgttaCCTTAAGTCCATCTCCCAAAATTTTCACTTTCTTGTTCAGTGAACCCAGGCGGTCAATGTTCATTCTTTTTCATTCCTTTTACCTTTCCAGACAAGTTCTTTTTACTAAGAAGCTTTTCATCCTGAAACCAAGAAGTAGCATCTCAATTCcacaaaaatgaaagataacaTTGTGCATGAGCTGTATATAAAATCTGCATCAAAGTGTGAATGTCAACCAAATAAATTCtgcaaaaaatctcaaaaataagGCAAGAGCACTTGTCTTACCTTCTTTGGTTCTcgaatgaaattgtcttttgcTCCATAGGATTCAGCAGGTTGGGTCGTACTAGCAATTTTCTTGACCACTGTGTGAGTTTTCTTCACTCGCTCTGCGTTTTCCACCCCAAATCGACGTGAACCTGGAGTCAATTGCACTTTATCCCCTGCAGTTCTTGCCTTCTTCTTCCGCTCAGCCTCGTCATCTGCAAAACAACAGTTGCAGTAAATAATATACCACATGTTGCGGTAAATAACATATCGCAATAAATGAAAGATTGGGCTCTTGAAGTTTGCTTAGCTGGTGCCCcacataccttttttttttgcatttaaatGTTGCTTCTTatccaaaccaaaaatgaacaaatgaCATCCAGTTCACTTACTTCTCGCATTTTAAAGTCCAAGACCCCTATTTTATGTATGGGAATGCACGCTATGGTGTATGGACATTACTTTGGTTGGAAACAAATACAAGAATTTTATAGACGGAATTTGAACAATAGCACTAAGGAGAAATTTTGTCACTTGACGTCTTGACCCCTTTTTGGGTTtctgtgctttttttttttcttttaagggGATTCCCTTTCTATTTTCCTAGTAGTCGTAGGGAGCTGTGTGTCGAGTAGCTGTtgcatttttcttctcttcttggaGTTCTTGTTCTCTGTAGTCTACTTTACAGTTTGGTATCTGTTTTAGCTTCTATTATGCTCACAAGTCAGCGCTATATCGTCCCTTGAATGAAAACATATTCAGCAATGGACACAAATCTACAGTTTGG
Proteins encoded in this window:
- the LOC131302548 gene encoding transcription initiation factor TFIID subunit 1-like, with amino-acid sequence MTREDDRMLPARDRSAKRRPVVELGRYGAEYAPPTKRRRGGEVGLSNILEIIVDTLKDRIEVSYLFLKPVSKKEAPDYLKIIKHPMDLSTIKEKVRKLRV